A part of Streptomyces sp. NBC_01451 genomic DNA contains:
- the pstC gene encoding phosphate ABC transporter permease subunit PstC — MDITTKNPETTPPAAPQPPTAEEKRAARGATRLGDRIFLGLSRGSGILLLAIMAAIAIFLTYRAFIAINKDDGNFLTTFEWNANLNPPVFGIAVLAFGTVVSSIIAMAIAVPVAVAIALFLTHYAPRRLSGPIAYVIDLLAAVPSIVYGLWGALVLVPNMNGLFGWLNDYLGWTGIFSWEEGAPRSMLTVGILLSIMILPVITNVSREVFRQTPRMNEEAALALGATRWEVIRMAVLPFGRSGVISASMLGLGRALGETMAVATVLSPSFLIQTSLLDPGGGTFAQNIAAKFGEASEYGRDALIASGLVLFVITLVVNGAARAIIARRAEYSGANA, encoded by the coding sequence ATGGACATAACCACCAAGAACCCAGAGACCACCCCACCCGCAGCCCCGCAGCCGCCCACGGCCGAGGAGAAGCGCGCCGCCCGCGGCGCCACCCGCCTCGGTGACCGGATCTTCCTCGGTCTCTCCCGCGGCTCGGGCATCCTGCTGCTGGCGATCATGGCCGCGATCGCGATCTTCCTCACCTATCGCGCGTTCATCGCCATCAACAAGGACGACGGCAACTTCCTCACCACCTTCGAGTGGAACGCGAACCTCAACCCGCCGGTGTTCGGCATCGCGGTCCTGGCCTTCGGCACGGTGGTCTCCTCGATCATCGCCATGGCCATCGCGGTCCCGGTCGCCGTCGCCATCGCGCTGTTCCTCACGCACTACGCCCCGCGCAGGCTGAGCGGTCCCATCGCATACGTGATCGACCTGCTCGCCGCCGTACCGTCCATCGTGTACGGCCTGTGGGGCGCCCTGGTCCTCGTACCGAACATGAACGGCCTCTTCGGCTGGCTGAACGACTACCTCGGCTGGACCGGCATCTTCTCCTGGGAAGAGGGCGCGCCCCGCTCGATGCTGACCGTGGGCATCCTGCTCTCGATCATGATCCTCCCGGTCATCACGAACGTCAGCCGTGAGGTGTTCCGGCAGACCCCGCGGATGAACGAGGAGGCCGCGCTGGCCCTCGGCGCCACGCGCTGGGAGGTCATCCGCATGGCGGTACTGCCCTTCGGCCGCTCCGGTGTGATCTCCGCGTCGATGCTCGGCCTCGGCCGCGCGCTGGGCGAGACGATGGCCGTCGCCACCGTCCTGTCCCCGAGCTTCCTCATCCAGACCAGCCTGCTCGACCCGGGCGGCGGCACCTTCGCGCAGAACATCGCCGCCAAGTTCGGTGAGGCGTCGGAGTACGGCCGTGACGCGCTCATCGCCTCCGGTCTGGTCCTGTTCGTCATCACTCTGGTGGTCAACGGCGCGGCCCGCGCGATCATCGCCCGCCGCGCCGAGTACTCGGGGGCCAACGCATGA